In Streptomyces sp. NBC_01717, one DNA window encodes the following:
- a CDS encoding MFS transporter: MKHWWALVALGTAQFLMVLDTSVMNVSISQLVEDFDTEVTAIQAVITLYALVMAAFMIVGGRLGDILGRRRMFLVGLVVYGVGSALTAVAPTLWVLTLGWSVIEGLGAAMVLPAMAALVAESYRGRDRAVAYAVIGGLAGAGIAVGPMLGGWMTTYLTWRLVFAGEVVVVLAVLLCRRVIPSPAPAGPRPRLDGVGAALSAVGLALGVLGVLQSSTWGWVQPRNPPFTVLGFAPTLFVVGAGVAVLAVFRHWERRREDRGTDPLVHLSLLRRPVLRAGLMTLLSQNLILLGLFFAIPLYLQVVQGFDAFQTGLRLLPVSATMLVTSLCASPLGRVMGPRRVVRLALAILAAAVVWLLATIDPVIDDAQFAGAMALLGVGIGLLASQLGNIVQSGVGEEERSEAGGLQFTAQNLGSALGTALIGSILVGALAHAFTTQVADEPRLSAETREQVGVRLEAGITFVSTDQVRSAAERAGLPPSEVEAVTDSYASAQLDGLKAAILATGGVALVSFLMTSHLPTARSGRPPEPGSGAAPAGANGSTDRA, encoded by the coding sequence GTGAAGCACTGGTGGGCCCTGGTCGCCCTCGGTACGGCCCAGTTCCTGATGGTTCTGGACACCTCAGTCATGAACGTGTCCATCAGCCAACTGGTGGAGGACTTCGACACCGAGGTCACCGCCATCCAGGCCGTCATCACCCTGTACGCGCTGGTCATGGCGGCGTTCATGATCGTCGGTGGCAGGCTCGGAGACATCCTGGGGCGGCGCCGCATGTTCCTCGTGGGGCTGGTCGTCTACGGCGTGGGGTCCGCCCTGACCGCCGTGGCGCCCACGCTGTGGGTCCTCACGTTGGGCTGGTCCGTCATCGAGGGACTCGGCGCCGCCATGGTGCTGCCGGCCATGGCCGCCCTGGTGGCGGAGTCGTACCGCGGCCGGGACCGGGCCGTCGCCTATGCGGTCATCGGGGGTCTCGCCGGCGCCGGGATCGCGGTCGGCCCGATGCTGGGCGGCTGGATGACGACGTACCTCACCTGGCGGCTCGTCTTCGCCGGCGAGGTCGTGGTCGTCCTGGCCGTCCTGCTGTGCCGCCGCGTGATCCCGTCGCCCGCCCCGGCCGGACCGCGGCCGAGGCTCGACGGGGTCGGGGCGGCGCTCTCCGCGGTGGGGCTGGCGCTGGGCGTGCTCGGCGTGCTGCAGAGCAGTACGTGGGGCTGGGTGCAGCCCCGTAACCCTCCTTTCACCGTCCTCGGCTTCGCCCCGACACTGTTCGTCGTCGGCGCCGGCGTGGCCGTCCTGGCCGTCTTCCGGCACTGGGAGCGACGGCGGGAGGACCGGGGCACCGACCCGCTCGTGCACCTGTCCCTGCTGAGGAGACCCGTGCTGCGGGCCGGCCTGATGACCCTGCTGAGCCAGAACCTCATCCTGCTGGGACTGTTCTTCGCCATCCCGCTGTACCTGCAGGTGGTACAGGGTTTCGACGCCTTCCAGACGGGCCTGCGCCTGCTCCCGGTGTCCGCCACCATGCTGGTGACCTCCCTGTGCGCGTCCCCGCTGGGGCGGGTGATGGGACCGCGCCGGGTGGTACGGCTGGCCCTGGCGATCCTGGCGGCGGCCGTCGTGTGGCTGCTGGCCACCATCGACCCGGTCATCGACGACGCGCAGTTCGCCGGGGCGATGGCCCTGCTGGGTGTGGGCATCGGCCTGCTCGCCTCGCAGCTCGGCAACATCGTCCAGTCCGGCGTCGGCGAGGAGGAACGCAGCGAGGCGGGAGGACTCCAGTTCACGGCCCAGAACCTGGGTTCGGCGCTGGGCACCGCGCTCATCGGATCGATCCTGGTCGGCGCGCTGGCCCACGCCTTCACCACGCAGGTCGCGGACGAACCCCGGCTGTCCGCGGAAACCCGCGAGCAGGTCGGTGTCCGCCTCGAGGCCGGGATCACCTTCGTCTCCACCGACCAGGTGCGTTCGGCGGCCGAGCGGGCCGGACTGCCACCGTCCGAAGTCGAAGCCGTCACGGACTCCTATGCCTCGGCGCAGCTCGACGGTCTGAAGGCGGCGATCCTGGCCACGGGCGGCGTCGCTCTCGTCAGTTTCCTGATGACATCGCATCTGCCGACCGCACGGAGCGGCCGCCCGCCTGAGCCCGGTTCCGGTGCCGCTCCGGCCGGGGCGAACGGATCCACGGACCGAGCGTAG
- a CDS encoding LuxR C-terminal-related transcriptional regulator, with protein sequence MHVSIVPAGSYSDPLGDPFLRTRFALPTRPDTFLRRKRLLDHLDQALRTPLTLVNGAAGAGKTLLAADWAAGLRQPVAWLTGEAGDRRPGVFWAYVVESLRACGAPATGVAWAPADADGVDRRLLTALAAELNARERPVVLVLDEYDRMTAPEVAEQLEFVLHHAGQGLRLVLVTRTEPLLPLHRYRAAGELTEIRGAELAFTPAEAVTLLELHGLVLPLDAVRALVERTRGWAAGLRLSALAACESTDPELYLKEFEADHGAVADFLLAEVLRGRTDETQDLLLRVSVLERFRPELADALTLRTDAEPVLAGLHRENAFVERLGHSWYRLHPLFREILRAHLRERMPGLEPELHRRAARWLRRSGLLSETLAHAAAAGDWDLAAGALVDDLAIGQLFTGLRSGAPSHVFARMGPEARSPAADLVRAAHALSRHDLDHGLGRLRRAEGHLADDTPNLAEVRLSCALLEALAARLTGSTPKAERAAAAAAELRQEIPTRLLDKHPELIALLLTHLGSARLWAGRYEDARAALTEAAAAAGGAATVLPREEAMGHLALIDYLNGWPGRAERKALAAVSEGERGGLPQPYGSGIGRLVLAAVAVDRHELGRAEDLLEETARAPAGTRDPVPAAARAIAASRLLLDRGEARAAVEATNLAVPAAVASPWVASHAAVVASAAHLADGRPDSAAEALRGVFGEQAVCAVEAAAIQIAAGRTDAAVRLLDNIRTDGRSGPAVTVGAALVKARAAAEAGDAVTARKLVARALLDARRDRLRRPFLRAGAWVQPLLASAPLHELAQGWLSPGPPRRGGERLRPEPGPPPLVAVELSGRERDVLQRLARMMSTEEIAADLYVSVNTVKTHLKSVYRKLAVNRRNDAVRRARDLGLL encoded by the coding sequence GTGCACGTGTCGATCGTTCCAGCTGGTTCCTACTCCGATCCCCTGGGGGATCCGTTCCTGCGCACCCGGTTCGCCCTTCCCACGCGGCCCGACACGTTCCTGCGGCGCAAGCGGCTTCTCGACCATCTCGATCAGGCTCTCCGAACGCCGTTGACGCTGGTCAACGGCGCAGCCGGGGCGGGCAAGACCCTGCTGGCCGCCGACTGGGCCGCCGGTTTGCGCCAGCCCGTCGCCTGGCTCACCGGCGAAGCGGGAGACCGACGTCCCGGGGTCTTCTGGGCGTACGTCGTCGAGTCCCTGCGGGCCTGCGGCGCGCCGGCGACCGGAGTGGCCTGGGCGCCTGCGGATGCCGACGGGGTGGACCGCAGGCTACTGACAGCACTCGCCGCCGAGTTGAACGCACGTGAGCGGCCCGTGGTCCTTGTGCTCGACGAGTACGACCGGATGACCGCTCCGGAAGTCGCTGAGCAGCTGGAGTTCGTCCTGCACCACGCCGGGCAGGGGCTGCGCCTCGTCCTCGTCACCCGCACCGAGCCTCTGCTGCCTCTGCACCGTTACCGGGCGGCCGGGGAGCTCACGGAGATCCGTGGCGCCGAGCTGGCCTTCACTCCGGCGGAGGCCGTCACGCTGCTGGAACTGCACGGTCTGGTCCTTCCACTTGACGCCGTACGCGCCCTCGTGGAGCGCACGCGGGGCTGGGCCGCCGGACTGCGCCTGTCTGCCCTGGCCGCGTGCGAGAGCACCGACCCGGAGCTCTACCTGAAGGAGTTCGAGGCGGACCACGGCGCGGTCGCGGATTTCCTGCTGGCCGAGGTCCTGCGGGGAAGAACGGACGAGACCCAGGACCTACTGCTGCGCGTCAGCGTCCTGGAGCGTTTCCGCCCCGAGCTGGCCGACGCGCTGACCCTGCGGACCGACGCCGAACCCGTCCTTGCCGGGCTGCACCGCGAGAACGCGTTCGTCGAGCGGCTCGGACACTCCTGGTACCGGCTCCATCCGCTCTTCCGGGAGATCCTCCGGGCCCACCTGCGCGAGCGCATGCCCGGCCTGGAACCGGAACTGCACAGGCGGGCCGCGCGGTGGCTGCGCCGTTCCGGGCTTCTGTCCGAGACACTCGCCCACGCCGCCGCCGCCGGCGACTGGGACCTCGCCGCCGGAGCCCTGGTCGACGACCTCGCGATCGGCCAGCTCTTCACGGGTCTACGCTCGGGTGCTCCGTCCCATGTGTTCGCCCGCATGGGGCCCGAAGCGAGAAGCCCGGCGGCCGACCTCGTCCGGGCGGCCCACGCCCTGTCCCGGCACGACCTGGATCACGGTCTGGGCCGCTTGCGCCGTGCAGAGGGGCATCTGGCCGACGACACGCCGAACCTGGCGGAGGTCCGGCTGAGCTGTGCGTTGCTGGAAGCGCTGGCCGCCCGGCTGACCGGTAGTACGCCGAAGGCCGAGAGGGCCGCCGCCGCAGCCGCCGAGCTGCGGCAGGAGATCCCGACCCGTCTGCTGGACAAGCACCCCGAACTGATCGCTCTACTGCTGACCCATCTCGGCTCGGCGCGTCTGTGGGCGGGGCGTTACGAGGACGCGCGCGCCGCCCTGACCGAAGCGGCCGCAGCTGCCGGCGGGGCCGCCACCGTGCTACCCCGGGAGGAGGCCATGGGGCACCTCGCTCTGATCGACTATCTGAACGGCTGGCCCGGCCGGGCGGAGCGCAAGGCCTTGGCCGCGGTCTCCGAGGGGGAGCGGGGCGGCCTGCCCCAGCCGTACGGTTCCGGTATCGGCCGTCTGGTCCTGGCCGCTGTGGCCGTGGACCGTCACGAACTGGGCAGAGCCGAGGACCTCCTGGAGGAAACTGCCCGGGCGCCTGCGGGAACACGCGATCCGGTGCCGGCGGCGGCACGGGCCATCGCCGCTTCCCGGCTGCTCCTGGACAGAGGAGAAGCGCGCGCCGCCGTCGAGGCGACGAACCTGGCGGTCCCCGCCGCCGTGGCCTCGCCCTGGGTCGCGAGTCATGCGGCCGTCGTCGCCTCCGCCGCTCATCTCGCCGACGGGCGGCCGGACAGCGCGGCCGAGGCGCTCCGAGGTGTCTTTGGTGAACAAGCGGTATGCGCCGTGGAGGCCGCAGCGATCCAGATCGCGGCAGGACGCACCGATGCCGCCGTGCGCCTGCTCGACAACATCCGCACCGATGGCAGGTCCGGCCCTGCGGTGACCGTGGGGGCGGCACTGGTCAAGGCCCGGGCCGCAGCGGAGGCAGGAGACGCGGTCACTGCCCGCAAGCTCGTCGCGCGGGCGCTCCTCGACGCACGTCGCGATCGGCTGCGGCGCCCGTTTCTCCGGGCCGGAGCGTGGGTCCAGCCTTTGCTGGCCTCGGCTCCGCTGCACGAGCTGGCACAGGGCTGGCTCAGCCCCGGCCCGCCGCGCCGGGGCGGTGAACGGCTCCGGCCGGAGCCCGGGCCCCCGCCTCTGGTCGCGGTCGAGCTGAGCGGACGCGAGCGGGACGTACTCCAGCGGCTGGCCCGGATGATGTCCACGGAGGAGATCGCCGCCGATCTCTACGTATCGGTCAACACGGTGAAGACCCACCTCAAAAGTGTGTACCGGAAGCTGGCCGTGAACCGGCGCAACGACGCGGTGCGCCGGGCACGCGACCTCGGACTTCTGTGA